A single genomic interval of Chloracidobacterium validum harbors:
- a CDS encoding fumarylacetoacetate hydrolase family protein, producing the protein MRLAYLRHALRPSPFTAVVVNDLAVDVSHTLATPVDSFALDQPARQDLMERANEAACHREDGVVPLAETVFLPPVPRPGKIVAVGLNYRDHAAEQGKTPPAAPVVFAKYASALTGHESPIVLPPNSREVDYEAELAVVIGRPARQIAREAAYDYVGGYTLLNDVSARDMQRQDKQFTRAKSCDTFAPMGPWLVTADEIPAPHALDIRLTLNGQVMQSSSTREMIFDIPYLIWFLSQSMTLEPGDVISTGTPGGVGVFRQPPVFLKPGDEVAVTIEALGTLKNHVVAAAVA; encoded by the coding sequence ATGCGTCTTGCCTACCTTCGCCATGCCTTGCGCCCCTCACCTTTCACGGCGGTGGTGGTGAATGACCTTGCTGTGGATGTCAGCCACACGCTGGCGACGCCAGTAGATAGCTTTGCCCTGGACCAACCCGCTCGCCAGGACTTGATGGAGCGCGCGAACGAAGCAGCCTGCCACCGGGAGGACGGGGTCGTACCGTTAGCGGAAACAGTCTTCTTACCACCCGTCCCGCGTCCGGGCAAAATCGTCGCCGTTGGGTTGAACTACCGCGACCACGCCGCCGAGCAAGGCAAAACGCCGCCAGCGGCGCCGGTGGTCTTTGCCAAGTACGCCAGTGCGTTGACGGGCCACGAGTCGCCCATTGTCTTGCCGCCCAACAGCCGCGAGGTGGATTACGAAGCCGAGTTGGCGGTCGTCATTGGGCGTCCAGCCCGACAGATCGCCCGCGAAGCAGCTTATGACTACGTTGGTGGCTACACCCTGCTCAATGACGTGAGCGCCCGCGACATGCAGCGCCAAGATAAGCAGTTTACCCGCGCCAAGTCCTGCGACACCTTTGCCCCGATGGGTCCGTGGTTGGTCACGGCCGACGAAATACCCGCTCCTCACGCGCTTGACATTCGCTTGACGCTCAATGGACAGGTGATGCAGTCCTCCAGCACGCGCGAGATGATCTTTGACATTCCCTACCTCATTTGGTTTTTGTCGCAGTCCATGACGCTCGAGCCAGGGGATGTCATTTCCACCGGCACGCCGGGCGGCGTCGGTGTTTTTCGCCAACCTCCGGTTTTCCTGAAACCCGGCGATGAAGTCGCTGTGACCATCGAGGCGTTGGGTACGTTGAAGAACCATGTCGTTGCCGCAGCGGTTGCCTGA
- a CDS encoding 30S ribosomal protein S1, which produces MADNVQPSGPEGVTITPLRAPVVTSSPAPEESIPDAESTVASAGEASDDSDFASMLDDYEQTSATVSPGDIVVGQVVSITERGVVVDIGFKSEGLVPKEEFTGPDGELTIARGASVEVMVKQIEGGDGYVELSHADARRHHMWEVIEKAFTDNQTVSGKITERTKGGLQVDLGGITAFLPGSQADIRPLRNLDALLGREMTFRILKLNKKRNNIVLSRKVLLEEETSARKAETLRLLDENVIVSGQVKNLTDYGAFIDLGGIDGLLHVTDMSWGRLPKPSDLFSVGDTVQVKVLKFDRERERVSLGYKQLLPDPWDTVNERFRRNDIVKGRVVSVTDYGAFVELEDGIEGLVHVSEMTWSKRIKHPSKLVSVGDEVEAMVLEVDQSNRRVSLGMKQIQPNPWDSVAQRYSVGSRVSGKVRNLTDFGAFVEIEDGIDGLIHVSDLSWTKRVKHPSDVLKKGQIIEAIITSIDTVNRRLSLSIKDLEPNAWERFFQNHRLGDVVTGKVVRIAGFGVFVEIEEGIEGLCHISELSDQRIDRAESVVSVGQVLPFKILKLDEANRKIGLSARAVGKENDPEDVSNYLSSETMTSLGELARFVRNEKESR; this is translated from the coding sequence ATGGCAGATAATGTGCAGCCGTCCGGCCCTGAAGGCGTGACCATCACGCCGCTTCGTGCGCCGGTCGTTACTTCTTCACCAGCACCGGAAGAATCCATCCCCGATGCGGAATCCACCGTTGCATCGGCCGGAGAAGCTTCGGATGACTCCGATTTTGCTTCAATGCTCGATGACTACGAGCAGACTTCGGCCACGGTTTCGCCGGGCGACATCGTGGTTGGGCAAGTCGTATCAATCACCGAGCGTGGTGTCGTCGTGGACATTGGCTTCAAATCCGAAGGACTGGTTCCGAAGGAAGAGTTCACTGGGCCGGATGGCGAGTTGACCATTGCCCGTGGGGCTTCGGTTGAGGTGATGGTCAAGCAAATCGAGGGTGGCGATGGGTATGTCGAGCTTTCCCATGCCGATGCGCGTCGCCATCACATGTGGGAAGTTATCGAGAAAGCCTTTACTGACAATCAAACGGTTTCTGGCAAGATAACGGAGCGAACCAAGGGGGGGCTACAGGTCGATTTGGGCGGCATCACCGCTTTTTTGCCCGGCAGCCAGGCTGACATTCGCCCACTGCGCAATTTGGATGCGCTCCTGGGCCGTGAGATGACCTTCCGCATTTTGAAACTCAACAAGAAGCGCAACAATATCGTCCTGTCGCGCAAAGTTCTGCTTGAGGAAGAGACATCAGCGCGGAAGGCTGAGACCCTACGCTTACTTGATGAGAATGTCATCGTTTCGGGGCAGGTAAAGAATCTGACGGATTATGGGGCATTTATTGACCTTGGTGGGATTGACGGGCTGCTGCACGTGACGGATATGTCGTGGGGGCGGCTGCCAAAGCCTTCCGACTTGTTCAGCGTCGGCGATACCGTCCAGGTCAAGGTGCTCAAGTTTGACCGTGAGCGTGAGCGCGTCAGCCTTGGTTATAAGCAGCTTCTCCCTGATCCCTGGGACACGGTCAACGAGCGCTTCCGTCGCAACGACATTGTCAAGGGGCGAGTGGTTTCCGTGACCGATTATGGCGCTTTTGTTGAGCTTGAAGATGGGATTGAAGGCCTTGTCCATGTATCTGAAATGACGTGGTCGAAGCGCATCAAGCATCCATCCAAGCTGGTATCGGTTGGTGATGAGGTCGAGGCGATGGTTCTGGAAGTGGATCAGTCCAATCGCCGGGTCAGCCTGGGGATGAAGCAAATCCAGCCCAACCCCTGGGACTCAGTTGCCCAGCGCTACTCAGTTGGCTCACGGGTTTCTGGAAAAGTTCGCAACTTGACCGACTTTGGTGCTTTCGTCGAAATCGAAGACGGGATCGATGGCTTGATTCATGTCTCCGATTTGTCCTGGACCAAGCGCGTCAAGCATCCTTCGGATGTCCTCAAGAAAGGACAGATCATCGAAGCCATTATTACGAGCATTGATACTGTCAACCGGCGGCTCAGCCTCTCTATCAAAGACCTTGAGCCGAATGCTTGGGAGCGATTCTTCCAAAATCACCGGTTGGGAGATGTCGTAACGGGCAAGGTCGTGCGGATTGCTGGATTTGGTGTCTTTGTGGAGATCGAGGAAGGCATTGAGGGGCTTTGCCACATTTCCGAGCTATCCGATCAACGGATTGATCGGGCCGAGTCAGTTGTCTCCGTCGGACAAGTTTTACCATTCAAGATACTCAAGCTTGACGAAGCCAATCGGAAAATAGGTCTGTCGGCGCGAGCGGTCGGCAAGGAAAATGACCCAGAGGATGTCAGCAACTACCTCAGTAGCGAGACTATGACCAGCCTGGGTGAACTGGCGCGTTTTGTGCGCAATGAGAAGGAATCACGCTAG
- a CDS encoding DICT sensory domain-containing protein has protein sequence MSAPIATTFDNIVNHLDARAEQNGGGLPVTETDTFRTLNFSLMLSISHYIEDRFIEKRLSGLFIASFQKLSLFIPQQERYAAVAKTSKDVWIIGEPDVLPPFLADSVQFFRPADQACRDYWIVLSDDPRFRIALFARERPHPGPPPIVPGKNGHTNGRRRFEGFWTYRDEYIDAIRNSIQEHYIRQELRVLPQADPAVAVQ, from the coding sequence ATGTCAGCACCCATCGCCACAACATTCGACAACATTGTAAACCACCTCGATGCGCGCGCGGAGCAGAATGGGGGAGGGTTACCGGTTACCGAGACTGATACGTTTCGGACGCTCAACTTTTCACTGATGCTCAGTATTTCACACTACATTGAAGACCGCTTCATCGAAAAACGGCTCTCTGGGCTATTTATTGCATCGTTTCAGAAGCTTTCGCTGTTCATACCGCAGCAAGAGCGCTACGCAGCCGTTGCCAAAACTTCAAAAGACGTCTGGATTATTGGTGAGCCAGACGTCCTACCACCCTTTTTGGCTGACAGCGTCCAGTTTTTCCGCCCCGCTGACCAAGCGTGCCGGGATTACTGGATCGTCCTGAGCGATGACCCGCGATTCCGCATTGCCTTGTTCGCCCGCGAGCGGCCGCACCCGGGACCACCCCCGATAGTTCCAGGCAAAAATGGACACACCAATGGAAGGCGGCGTTTCGAAGGATTTTGGACTTATCGGGATGAGTATATTGATGCTATTCGCAATAGCATCCAAGAGCATTACATCCGGCAGGAGCTACGTGTGCTACCGCAAGCCGACCCGGCGGTGGCTGTGCAGTAA
- a CDS encoding HesA/MoeB/ThiF family protein, translating into MESFFDRQERLGWWRQDVLRSARILVVGAGALGNETLKNLALLGARWMLVVDHDDIAPSNLSRTVFFQPTDIGRRKAVVAAERTQALCRETSSTVRALDADFVWDIGLGVFRRLDLILGCVDNDEARLAINRVARAAGVPWINAGLYELTGSVTAFSSDEGPCFECTITPDQVADAQSRYDSCEQVRRRYLIEERLPTIQVTSALTSALQVQEALKVLHGEPVAFGVRLIYNGQTHGFHAIQLPYDPHCLAHGRLGEVVELPIGVDASLGQALDVLEAQLGSGVTVHLGRRYIRRLACRQCSRPLTVERPAHALYEDELRCTYCSPLASLATQATLPSHAVTEGYIEVVTQFSRARFGDAPMTCEDEKRTLRQLGLPPLHIMSVEDRHGRSWSCELTGDLALVLGDWGMA; encoded by the coding sequence ATGGAATCGTTCTTTGATCGGCAAGAACGTCTCGGTTGGTGGCGGCAGGATGTGCTTCGGTCAGCTCGTATTCTGGTAGTTGGCGCTGGCGCACTGGGTAATGAAACGCTCAAAAATTTGGCGTTGCTTGGCGCACGCTGGATGCTGGTTGTTGACCACGATGACATTGCGCCTTCCAACCTCAGTCGGACTGTGTTTTTTCAGCCAACTGACATCGGCCGTCGCAAGGCGGTGGTTGCTGCGGAGCGGACGCAGGCACTTTGCCGTGAAACATCGAGCACCGTCCGTGCGCTTGATGCTGACTTCGTTTGGGATATTGGGCTGGGCGTCTTTCGGCGACTTGACCTCATCCTGGGTTGCGTGGACAACGATGAGGCGCGGCTAGCCATCAATCGCGTAGCGCGCGCGGCTGGCGTGCCATGGATTAACGCTGGACTCTATGAGCTGACCGGGAGTGTGACTGCTTTCTCGTCGGATGAGGGGCCATGCTTTGAGTGCACGATAACACCGGATCAGGTGGCCGATGCTCAGTCGCGTTATGATTCCTGTGAGCAGGTGCGCCGCCGCTACTTGATCGAAGAACGCTTGCCGACCATTCAGGTAACATCGGCACTGACATCGGCGCTGCAAGTTCAGGAAGCGCTCAAAGTCCTGCATGGTGAGCCGGTCGCCTTTGGGGTTCGGCTTATCTATAACGGTCAAACCCACGGTTTTCATGCCATCCAACTACCCTATGATCCACACTGTTTAGCGCATGGTCGCCTTGGGGAAGTCGTTGAGCTACCAATTGGCGTGGACGCCTCGCTGGGGCAAGCCCTAGACGTGCTCGAGGCGCAGCTTGGTAGTGGTGTGACGGTACATCTCGGTCGGCGCTACATCCGCCGCCTCGCTTGTCGTCAGTGTAGTCGCCCGCTCACGGTTGAGCGGCCGGCCCATGCCCTTTACGAGGATGAGCTGAGATGTACATATTGTTCACCCTTAGCCTCTTTGGCGACCCAGGCGACCCTCCCAAGCCACGCTGTCACCGAAGGCTATATTGAAGTCGTGACTCAATTTTCACGAGCCCGATTTGGAGATGCACCCATGACGTGCGAAGATGAAAAGCGAACGTTGCGTCAGCTTGGGTTGCCGCCGTTGCATATCATGAGTGTGGAAGATCGCCATGGGCGTAGCTGGTCGTGTGAGCTGACTGGCGATCTGGCGCTCGTCCTTGGTGACTGGGGGATGGCATGA
- a CDS encoding ExbD/TolR family protein, with translation MAMSTGGGPSGSDTSGPRPDVNITPLIDVLLVMIIIFMVIKHKDPHRFESKIPEKPKEQQQTPSDTIFPVLTIDRQGVIKWNSQEKTEDQLKRELKEFMEKRPSDLRAAFIKGPRDVQYERVIKLIDIAKGAGAAPIGLQIDNLD, from the coding sequence ATGGCTATGTCAACCGGCGGCGGACCAAGTGGTAGCGACACCAGCGGTCCACGTCCTGATGTCAATATTACGCCGCTTATAGACGTCTTGTTGGTGATGATCATTATCTTCATGGTCATCAAGCACAAGGATCCACACCGCTTTGAAAGCAAAATTCCAGAAAAACCTAAGGAGCAGCAGCAAACGCCGAGCGATACCATCTTTCCGGTACTGACGATTGATCGCCAGGGGGTCATCAAGTGGAACTCGCAAGAAAAAACTGAAGACCAACTCAAGCGCGAGCTAAAAGAGTTTATGGAGAAACGTCCATCAGACTTACGAGCTGCTTTCATCAAAGGGCCGCGGGATGTTCAGTATGAGCGCGTCATCAAACTCATTGACATTGCAAAGGGGGCGGGCGCGGCTCCGATTGGGTTACAAATTGATAATCTCGACTGA
- a CDS encoding LIC_10190 family membrane protein, translating into MIAYLVAWLGLSILCVMIGTSVVRLFGCPTSIARPADRLIASLWVGLLTLASALLATSLVVPLRPAWCLLVAFGLSLPALCSKDSTDTLWDYAQFLTLPLMLSGVALALAMAWFVLRGTLLEDAHIYHIPRIRWYSEYGTVPGLALLEPHLGYASSWHALTAPFDAGFLCGRAYALINGFLCTLFSANFILVGWRLYRAKMQVSDWFLATASVIYFSTCFRQWTQIIFSPSPDIAVILVTVMIGWMLLVEGKRSEPRPRAALFCSLGALSLKLSLAPVVAIVTLVELWQLHVSPRQLVRLSFVAVGYALPFLLAQFISSGFPLYPITVPNLQVDWGIDLMTAELEAKLPALTVPYGFHPTSPSNAPSDWSEMFSNLFHNQSYLMLFSTVNLMICGALAFSTQKLSSIKTLACIGLIGNIFILSSAPDIRYGLCYVHVGLSTLVALFASEWLGKKLLLANKGLRVRVFYIYLLAIALAFFPLRISVTVLLLAWVGSMALLFRASRLEARLRALNLPLRWTPAAAALTVAGCLTATSYAKDATEMVMASYAGAGLFRLPDNSVPKWLLPPPTVRYRLTVKGPEAIVPVNARYETKIVGGHRYLYPIVGFCSDAELPCGSYGIRSDIRWRDPRRGLAGGFSRSR; encoded by the coding sequence ATGATTGCTTATCTTGTTGCGTGGCTTGGCTTGTCAATCCTGTGCGTGATGATTGGCACTTCGGTGGTGCGGCTTTTCGGTTGTCCGACAAGCATCGCGCGTCCAGCCGATCGACTAATCGCCTCACTTTGGGTCGGTTTGTTGACGTTGGCCAGTGCCCTACTGGCTACGTCACTGGTTGTTCCTCTTCGCCCAGCTTGGTGTTTGCTCGTTGCCTTTGGACTTTCCCTGCCAGCTCTATGTTCAAAAGACTCGACGGATACTCTATGGGACTACGCGCAGTTCCTGACGTTGCCTTTGATGTTGAGTGGCGTGGCCTTGGCTTTAGCGATGGCTTGGTTTGTCTTGCGTGGCACGCTCTTGGAAGATGCGCATATTTATCATATTCCTCGAATTCGTTGGTATAGCGAATATGGCACTGTCCCAGGTTTAGCTCTTCTGGAACCACATTTAGGCTATGCCAGTAGCTGGCACGCACTGACCGCCCCTTTTGATGCTGGTTTTTTGTGTGGGCGTGCTTATGCGCTTATCAATGGATTTCTTTGCACGCTATTTTCAGCCAATTTCATTCTTGTTGGCTGGAGATTATATCGAGCAAAGATGCAAGTTTCAGACTGGTTTTTGGCAACCGCATCTGTTATTTATTTTAGCACATGCTTTAGGCAATGGACTCAAATTATTTTTTCGCCTTCACCAGATATTGCTGTCATACTCGTGACCGTCATGATCGGCTGGATGTTGCTGGTTGAAGGTAAGCGGTCAGAACCTAGGCCACGAGCTGCCTTGTTTTGTAGTCTGGGTGCACTGAGCCTGAAACTTTCACTCGCCCCAGTCGTTGCCATCGTTACACTAGTTGAGTTATGGCAGCTTCACGTGTCGCCGCGGCAGCTCGTCCGCTTGTCGTTCGTGGCGGTTGGCTACGCGCTTCCTTTCTTGCTGGCACAGTTTATATCAAGCGGATTTCCACTTTATCCGATAACAGTTCCCAATCTTCAAGTTGATTGGGGAATTGATTTGATGACTGCTGAACTTGAGGCCAAATTGCCAGCACTTACTGTCCCTTACGGGTTTCATCCAACCTCTCCTTCAAACGCACCATCAGATTGGTCTGAAATGTTTTCAAATCTTTTTCACAATCAATCTTACTTGATGCTTTTCTCTACCGTAAATTTGATGATTTGCGGGGCGCTTGCATTTTCAACTCAAAAATTGAGCTCGATTAAAACATTGGCATGTATTGGACTGATTGGAAATATATTTATACTTTCCTCAGCTCCTGATATCCGTTATGGGCTTTGCTATGTTCACGTGGGACTCTCAACACTTGTCGCTTTGTTTGCATCTGAATGGCTCGGGAAAAAATTGCTCCTTGCCAACAAAGGTCTGCGTGTCAGAGTGTTTTACATATACTTGCTGGCCATTGCTCTGGCCTTCTTCCCCTTGAGAATTTCCGTGACGGTGCTCTTGCTGGCCTGGGTCGGGAGTATGGCACTCCTGTTTCGGGCAAGTCGCTTGGAAGCCCGGTTACGAGCGCTGAATTTACCGCTCCGGTGGACGCCGGCAGCGGCGGCGTTGACCGTCGCCGGTTGTCTGACGGCTACGTCCTATGCCAAAGATGCAACGGAGATGGTCATGGCATCTTACGCTGGCGCCGGCCTCTTCAGACTGCCGGATAATTCTGTTCCGAAGTGGTTGCTCCCACCTCCGACGGTACGTTACCGTTTGACTGTCAAGGGTCCAGAAGCCATTGTCCCGGTCAACGCCCGGTATGAGACCAAAATTGTCGGCGGGCATCGCTACCTATATCCCATAGTCGGGTTTTGCAGCGACGCTGAACTGCCATGCGGCTCGTATGGTATTCGTTCCGATATTCGGTGGCGTGATCCCCGGCGGGGATTGGCCGGTGGATTCTCACGCTCCAGATAG
- a CDS encoding NAD(P)/FAD-dependent oxidoreductase: protein MGKHRVLILGGGFGGLYTARALCRSAAAPAVEVTLVSRTPNFLFLPLLYEILTDEVTDWQIAPPLTEVLPSNCRFIHGDVVGGEFSAGQCRVRVHQSDSDLLLEADTLVLALGNVSDDFGLPGVKTHTRPFRSLADAHALKSAVEEAVRRATGSRETAAFAIIGAGPSGVELAAVVADKLHAELRKVGLPPTQVHLHLVDRLSEILPQYASALRHFAERELARRGVHLHLGVGVAACSASGVELENGAHVAADTIVWTAGSRPTPVLAEFPFVRDRRGRIPVARTLEVPGFPGVYALGDIAASAAAPATAQVAVRQALVVADNIAARLRGAPLREYHYESLGEMMTLGRGTGAANILGLAFDGVTGYLTRRLVYLLAMPDTWHATRVGLSWLGQSIEEVWQAWSVPAATD, encoded by the coding sequence ATGGGAAAGCACCGAGTCTTGATTTTGGGGGGTGGGTTCGGAGGCTTGTACACAGCCCGCGCCCTGTGCCGTTCAGCAGCAGCACCGGCCGTGGAGGTGACGCTTGTCAGTCGGACGCCGAACTTTCTTTTCCTGCCGCTTTTGTATGAGATTCTGACCGACGAAGTCACCGACTGGCAGATTGCGCCTCCGCTCACGGAAGTCCTGCCGTCCAACTGCCGTTTCATTCATGGGGATGTGGTTGGCGGGGAGTTCAGTGCGGGCCAGTGTCGGGTCCGCGTCCACCAGTCAGACAGTGATCTGCTGCTCGAAGCCGACACACTGGTGTTGGCGCTTGGTAATGTCTCGGACGACTTCGGGCTGCCTGGCGTCAAGACGCATACCCGTCCTTTTCGGTCGCTGGCCGATGCTCACGCGCTCAAGTCGGCGGTGGAGGAAGCTGTCCGGCGCGCAACCGGATCGCGTGAAACGGCGGCATTCGCCATCATTGGTGCCGGTCCAAGCGGCGTGGAACTAGCGGCCGTTGTGGCGGACAAGCTGCATGCCGAGTTACGAAAGGTTGGGTTGCCACCAACCCAGGTACACCTGCATTTGGTCGATCGTCTGTCTGAAATCTTGCCGCAGTATGCTTCGGCACTACGCCACTTTGCCGAGCGGGAACTGGCCCGGCGGGGGGTTCACCTGCACCTGGGTGTTGGTGTCGCTGCCTGTTCGGCCTCTGGAGTCGAGCTGGAAAACGGAGCGCACGTTGCGGCCGATACCATCGTGTGGACGGCCGGCAGTCGTCCGACACCGGTTCTTGCGGAGTTCCCATTTGTCCGCGACCGGCGGGGGCGGATTCCAGTTGCCCGGACGCTTGAGGTTCCCGGTTTTCCCGGTGTCTATGCGTTGGGGGATATTGCGGCGAGCGCCGCCGCGCCGGCAACGGCGCAGGTCGCCGTCAGGCAAGCGTTGGTAGTGGCTGACAATATCGCTGCTCGTTTGCGGGGTGCGCCGTTGCGGGAATACCACTATGAATCGCTCGGAGAAATGATGACACTCGGTCGTGGCACCGGCGCGGCAAATATCTTGGGACTCGCCTTTGATGGCGTCACCGGCTACTTGACCCGTCGTCTCGTGTATTTGCTCGCCATGCCTGACACCTGGCATGCGACACGGGTTGGACTAAGTTGGCTGGGACAATCCATTGAGGAAGTTTGGCAGGCTTGGTCGGTGCCGGCTGCGACGGATTGA
- a CDS encoding ExbD/TolR family protein, which produces MGMSAGGGGGYNSDINVTPMVDVMLVLLIIFIVVTPLLSQGVNVNLPENDNPDEDPNITKDTSVVVSIPGAGQYFVGRDAVPRTELVERIKRLMREKAKKEDHVVYIRAEKTVPYGEVVMTVDAIRNAGVDRIGLVTEKRKKK; this is translated from the coding sequence ATGGGAATGTCTGCTGGTGGTGGTGGTGGATATAACAGCGATATTAACGTGACGCCGATGGTGGATGTCATGTTGGTGCTGTTGATTATCTTCATTGTTGTGACCCCTCTGCTGTCTCAGGGTGTCAACGTCAACCTGCCGGAAAATGACAACCCGGATGAAGACCCGAATATCACCAAAGACACTTCGGTTGTGGTCTCGATTCCTGGGGCCGGACAGTACTTTGTTGGACGCGACGCTGTTCCCCGTACTGAGTTGGTTGAGCGCATCAAACGCTTGATGCGTGAAAAAGCCAAGAAAGAAGACCATGTGGTTTACATCCGGGCGGAAAAGACAGTTCCCTATGGTGAGGTCGTCATGACGGTTGATGCCATTCGCAATGCTGGTGTTGACCGAATTGGTCTAGTCACTGAAAAACGTAAGAAGAAGTGA
- a CDS encoding tetratricopeptide repeat protein, translated as MTMPTQPGYSHWFTSALRKALPLGGALVLSVGMAGCNKLIAKDLLNQGAREYNKGRYEKAEAIFKEAMERDPDFLQAKLFYATAIRSRVSNEDGEEQIKTAKMAIEAYKELLKPENEPRLKERDRDQTYAFIADLYKTLDDQKSYQEWLQKRANLPNQSPTTKAECLYSIGVTYWNEATKVSKKYETQVPGKLPEVAKPDKWKKEDIDALIQAAQTGLKYIEQAIAADPKYANAYSYKSLLLKEQAKATADAQLVSQLEKDAQLAVEKFQELNREAAAELSGGS; from the coding sequence ATGACAATGCCGACACAGCCTGGCTATTCACATTGGTTCACTTCAGCCCTCCGGAAAGCACTACCGCTCGGTGGTGCACTTGTTTTGTCAGTTGGGATGGCGGGGTGCAATAAACTCATTGCTAAAGATTTACTGAACCAAGGGGCGCGTGAGTACAACAAGGGGCGCTATGAAAAGGCTGAAGCAATTTTCAAAGAAGCCATGGAGCGCGATCCGGATTTCTTGCAGGCAAAACTGTTCTATGCCACGGCCATTCGCTCCCGTGTCAGTAATGAAGACGGTGAAGAGCAAATCAAGACTGCCAAAATGGCGATTGAGGCCTACAAAGAATTGCTCAAGCCTGAGAATGAGCCACGGCTCAAGGAACGTGATCGTGACCAAACCTATGCTTTTATTGCTGACCTCTACAAAACGCTGGATGATCAAAAAAGCTATCAGGAATGGTTACAGAAGCGAGCTAACCTTCCAAATCAAAGTCCAACCACCAAGGCAGAGTGTTTATACTCAATTGGCGTGACCTATTGGAACGAGGCCACAAAGGTCTCGAAGAAATATGAAACCCAAGTTCCAGGCAAACTCCCGGAAGTCGCCAAGCCAGACAAGTGGAAGAAAGAAGATATAGACGCCCTGATTCAGGCCGCCCAGACTGGGCTGAAGTACATCGAGCAGGCCATTGCCGCCGATCCTAAGTATGCAAACGCATATAGTTACAAGTCTCTTTTGCTCAAGGAGCAGGCCAAGGCGACTGCCGATGCGCAGCTTGTCAGCCAACTCGAAAAGGATGCGCAGCTTGCGGTCGAGAAGTTTCAGGAGCTGAACCGCGAGGCAGCCGCGGAATTATCAGGTGGTAGTTAG